The proteins below come from a single Cystobacter ferrugineus genomic window:
- a CDS encoding ATP-binding protein, producing MLMKMVDDLTMCGGPAKPLAAAESACLILTSTTTPAAIGKVFRIEAGEHVLGRGADAGFQINDHGVSRRHARITRTPEGGFHLVDLGSTNGTYLNGVRIASAELHEGDRVQIGTVTVLRFSMRELVEQGEEQLRQALSAARVGIWDWNAVTGAVTWSEQVDRLLGLPVGSLSGRPTDLGEVVQPGDLKRVREALATALAQRAHLDVEYRIEVTGARGRWLSCKGDVLCDETGAPVRITGTVMDITERKLAEQELRRQALIFESLCEGVVITDRGGRIIDWNASAEKMFGRGKAEALGQTLSALLHPGQEDKRTGEVLAALESQGRWTGELDFQRPDGAQCSCESVVAPLRDAEGRTIAHILVHRDTTERRLLQSRLQVADRLASVGTLGAGVAHEINNPLAYMLVNLHLVSERLERFKSSALGAEVEPLQQVVRETVEGAERIASIVRDLKTFARGQQEDKLGPVDASKAVELACKMADNVIKHRARLVTQFEPVPAVQGSESRLCQVFLNLLLNAAHAIPEGDAREHEIRVVIRAHGANEVVVEVRDTGVGMTPEVRARVFDPFFTTKPVGEGTGLGLSICHGIIDSMGGRIGVDSTPGKGSTFRVFLGIAGTPMEARSEPEPLPAVGRARILVVDDEPYVTRALQRSLSPEHEVATVNGARAALKLLEQGNRYDLILCDVMMPGMTGMDLYAELNRSAPDQAQRVVFMTGGAFTPRALSFLQEVPNPKLSKPLDMRQLRALVGRSSQLQGSASNDAASPPVVLAQGGAR from the coding sequence ATGCTCATGAAGATGGTGGACGACCTCACGATGTGCGGAGGGCCGGCGAAGCCACTCGCCGCCGCGGAGAGCGCATGCCTCATCCTCACCAGCACCACCACCCCGGCGGCCATTGGCAAGGTCTTCCGCATCGAGGCCGGCGAGCACGTGCTCGGACGAGGCGCGGACGCGGGCTTTCAAATCAATGATCATGGAGTGTCGCGCCGGCACGCGCGCATCACCCGCACGCCCGAGGGCGGCTTCCATCTGGTGGACCTCGGCTCCACCAACGGCACCTACCTCAATGGCGTGCGCATCGCGTCCGCCGAGCTGCATGAGGGGGACCGGGTACAGATCGGCACCGTGACGGTGCTGCGCTTCTCCATGCGCGAGCTGGTGGAGCAGGGCGAGGAGCAGTTGCGCCAGGCCCTGAGCGCGGCGCGCGTGGGCATCTGGGATTGGAACGCGGTGACGGGCGCGGTGACGTGGAGCGAGCAGGTGGACAGGCTCCTGGGTCTGCCGGTCGGCTCGCTGTCGGGCAGGCCCACGGACCTGGGCGAGGTGGTGCAGCCGGGGGATTTGAAGCGGGTGCGCGAGGCGCTCGCCACGGCGCTCGCCCAGCGCGCGCACCTGGACGTGGAGTACCGCATCGAGGTGACGGGCGCGCGCGGCCGGTGGTTGTCGTGCAAGGGCGACGTGCTGTGCGACGAGACGGGCGCGCCCGTGCGCATCACCGGCACGGTGATGGACATCACCGAGCGCAAGCTGGCCGAGCAGGAGCTGCGCCGCCAGGCGCTCATCTTCGAGAGCCTGTGCGAGGGCGTGGTCATCACGGACCGGGGCGGGCGCATCATCGACTGGAACGCGAGCGCGGAGAAGATGTTCGGCCGGGGCAAGGCCGAGGCGCTCGGGCAGACGCTCTCGGCGCTCCTGCATCCGGGGCAGGAGGACAAGCGCACGGGCGAGGTGCTCGCGGCGCTGGAGTCCCAGGGCCGGTGGACGGGGGAGCTGGACTTCCAGCGGCCCGACGGCGCGCAGTGCTCGTGCGAGTCCGTGGTGGCGCCGCTGCGCGACGCGGAGGGGCGGACCATCGCGCACATCCTCGTGCACCGCGACACCACCGAGCGCCGGCTGTTGCAGAGCCGCCTGCAGGTGGCCGACCGGCTCGCGTCGGTGGGCACGCTGGGCGCGGGCGTGGCGCATGAAATCAACAACCCGCTGGCCTACATGCTCGTCAACCTGCACCTGGTGTCCGAGCGCCTGGAGCGCTTCAAGAGCTCCGCGCTGGGCGCCGAGGTGGAGCCGCTGCAGCAGGTGGTGCGCGAGACGGTGGAGGGCGCCGAGCGCATCGCCTCCATCGTGCGCGACCTGAAGACGTTCGCCCGGGGCCAGCAGGAGGACAAGCTGGGGCCGGTGGACGCGAGCAAGGCGGTGGAGCTGGCGTGCAAGATGGCGGACAACGTCATCAAGCACCGTGCCCGGCTGGTGACGCAGTTCGAGCCGGTGCCGGCGGTGCAGGGCAGCGAGTCGCGCCTGTGCCAGGTGTTCCTCAACCTGCTGCTCAACGCGGCGCATGCCATCCCCGAGGGGGACGCGCGGGAGCATGAAATCCGCGTCGTCATCCGCGCCCATGGCGCGAACGAGGTGGTGGTGGAGGTGCGCGACACGGGCGTGGGCATGACGCCCGAGGTGCGCGCGCGCGTCTTCGATCCCTTCTTCACCACCAAGCCCGTGGGCGAGGGGACGGGACTGGGGTTGTCCATCTGCCACGGCATCATCGACTCGATGGGCGGCCGCATCGGCGTGGACAGCACGCCCGGCAAGGGCAGCACCTTCCGCGTGTTCCTGGGGATCGCGGGCACGCCGATGGAGGCGCGGTCCGAGCCGGAGCCCCTGCCCGCGGTGGGCCGGGCGCGCATCCTGGTGGTGGACGACGAGCCGTACGTGACGCGGGCGCTGCAGCGCTCGCTGTCGCCCGAGCACGAGGTGGCCACCGTCAACGGGGCGCGCGCCGCGCTCAAGCTGCTCGAGCAGGGCAACCGCTACGATCTCATCCTCTGTGACGTGATGATGCCGGGGATGACGGGCATGGACCTGTACGCGGAGCTCAACCGCAGCGCGCCGGACCAGGCCCAGCGCGTGGTCTTCATGACCGGCGGGGCCTTCACCCCGCGCGCGTTGAGTTTCCTGCAGGAGGTGCCCAACCCGAAGCTCAGCAAGCCGTTGGATATGCGCCAGCTCCGGGCCCTGGTGGGCCGCTCCTCCCAGTTGCAGGGCTCCGCGTCCAATGACGCGGCGAGTCCGCCGGTGGTCCTGGCCCAGGGCGGTGCGAGGTGA
- a CDS encoding OPT/YSL family transporter — MSAGQADLARVESSGSSTDLPALPPQAVPLESSALAEWTPRAWLVGSGIGSMLAITNVYMGLKTGFWESGCLMSALLAFGGLSLLSRRGAPPSPLETNLAQTTAVSVGATPASAGLIGAVPALALLGTQPPSWAVAAWGVGLGALGVLFAYLSRRRLLEEEALPFPTGVATSQLISTLHSTGSAYAARARGLWLSGVVSAALTWLRDARGVIPGASLLPASVRLGGVGADRLMLGVGWMPMLLGIGVLVGPQAGLSLLLGSALAWGVVAPWLVHTGKAAAEYGELSSWLLWPGLGLMVGASATSLLSQLRALPAMVGDLRALGARREGWESTVGRGVGRVVLPAILLCLLLGTWAFGLSPLLLLLALGVAFPLCAVCARATGQSDIAPISHVGQLTQVGFGMVAPGQQGLNIAAGAVVSGAASHTSASLWSLQAGRLLGASASRQFLAQLSGLLWGAAVAVPTYFVLVSVYGLESNVLPVPTARQFKAVAQLTAQGLAGLPPASALAMVGAFVVGGLLSVAGSRERWARVLPSAAAMGIGLFVPAYYAVTICLGALVAYAVGRLRPAALQPVQAVGTGAILGETLLGVLIAALIASGLMAPPG, encoded by the coding sequence GTGAGCGCGGGACAGGCGGACCTCGCGCGAGTGGAGTCCTCTGGTTCGTCCACGGACCTCCCGGCGCTCCCGCCCCAGGCCGTCCCGCTGGAATCCTCGGCGCTGGCCGAGTGGACGCCACGCGCGTGGCTGGTGGGCTCGGGCATCGGCTCGATGCTCGCCATCACCAATGTCTACATGGGACTGAAGACGGGCTTCTGGGAGTCCGGGTGCCTGATGTCGGCGCTGCTGGCCTTCGGGGGCTTGTCGTTGCTCTCCCGGCGCGGTGCTCCGCCTTCGCCCTTGGAGACGAACCTCGCCCAGACGACCGCGGTCTCGGTGGGGGCGACGCCCGCGAGCGCGGGGCTGATCGGCGCGGTGCCCGCGCTGGCGCTGCTGGGCACGCAACCTCCCAGTTGGGCGGTGGCGGCGTGGGGCGTGGGGCTGGGCGCGCTGGGCGTGCTCTTCGCCTACCTGTCGCGGCGGCGGCTGTTGGAGGAGGAGGCGCTGCCGTTTCCCACCGGAGTCGCCACCTCGCAGCTCATCTCCACGCTGCACTCCACGGGTTCGGCCTACGCGGCGCGGGCCCGGGGCCTGTGGCTGAGTGGCGTGGTCTCCGCGGCGCTCACCTGGCTGAGGGACGCGCGTGGGGTGATTCCCGGGGCGTCGTTGCTGCCGGCGAGCGTGCGGCTGGGGGGGGTGGGCGCGGACCGCCTGATGCTGGGGGTGGGGTGGATGCCGATGCTGCTGGGCATTGGCGTGCTCGTGGGCCCCCAGGCGGGCTTGAGCCTGTTGCTGGGCTCGGCGCTGGCCTGGGGCGTGGTGGCGCCCTGGCTCGTGCATACCGGGAAGGCGGCGGCCGAGTACGGTGAGCTGTCGTCCTGGCTGTTGTGGCCGGGCCTGGGGTTGATGGTCGGGGCGTCGGCCACGTCGCTGCTGTCCCAGTTGCGCGCGCTGCCGGCGATGGTGGGGGACCTTCGGGCGCTCGGTGCGCGCCGCGAGGGCTGGGAGTCCACGGTGGGCCGTGGAGTGGGGCGGGTGGTGCTTCCCGCCATCCTCCTGTGCCTGCTGCTGGGCACCTGGGCCTTCGGGTTGAGCCCGCTCTTGTTGCTGCTGGCGCTGGGGGTGGCCTTCCCGCTGTGCGCGGTGTGCGCCCGGGCGACGGGACAGTCGGACATCGCGCCCATCAGCCATGTGGGCCAGCTCACGCAGGTGGGCTTCGGGATGGTGGCGCCTGGACAGCAGGGCCTCAACATCGCGGCCGGAGCGGTGGTGTCCGGGGCCGCGTCGCACACCAGCGCGAGCCTGTGGTCGCTCCAGGCGGGGCGTCTGCTGGGCGCCAGTGCCTCGCGCCAGTTCCTCGCGCAGTTGTCGGGTCTGCTGTGGGGGGCCGCGGTGGCCGTTCCCACCTACTTCGTGCTGGTGTCGGTGTACGGGCTCGAGTCGAACGTGCTGCCCGTGCCCACCGCGAGGCAATTCAAGGCCGTGGCGCAGCTCACCGCCCAGGGGCTCGCGGGTCTGCCGCCCGCCTCCGCGCTGGCCATGGTCGGGGCCTTCGTCGTGGGCGGCCTGTTGTCGGTGGCGGGCTCGCGCGAGCGCTGGGCCCGGGTGCTGCCCTCGGCGGCGGCCATGGGCATCGGGCTCTTCGTGCCGGCCTACTACGCGGTGACGATCTGCCTGGGCGCCCTGGTGGCCTACGCCGTGGGCCGGCTGCGGCCCGCCGCGCTCCAGCCCGTGCAGGCGGTGGGCACCGGCGCCATCCTCGGCGAGACGCTCCTGGGGGTGCTCATCGCGGCGCTGATCGCCTCCGGCCTCATGGCCCCGCCGGGGTGA
- a CDS encoding serine/threonine-protein kinase: protein MMADLDSTFHILPHKEHTQSRDVPTRVQVSPGVLAGEYVLKAVLASGGHGAVYEAEHRILGRRAAVKVLHPHLTDQGEMLQRFVREARVVNQIRHPHIVDVYDFGMLPDGSPYYVMELLPGRTLSQLLHERGRLSPERALAFLEPVCEALEAAHRAGVVHRDLKASNVAVVSEGEPPVVKLLDFGIAKFIHPEPGQEGLTIAGQRLGTSQAMAPEQFRSGNIGPTTDVYALGVLLYQMLTGHYPFQSDDRLEVERMHLEAPPPRPSTEAPVPPAVDAVVLRCLEKEAEHRYPDVDSFRTALREAVMPASTTRLTSISRSVRAFALHAEVVLEEGAEDDAAYATVSEVLDGLEQDLRAAGFVLAVQTGMALLGVRPLDEPPRTGARELLETAHQLHERAQARARGTPVSVRACVHVGQVDARRGPEGIDITGGPLADIAGWVVRDTNGLGITPAAARA from the coding sequence ATCATGGCGGACCTGGATAGCACCTTCCACATCCTTCCCCACAAAGAACATACGCAGTCGCGGGATGTTCCCACCCGAGTACAGGTCTCTCCCGGAGTGCTCGCGGGGGAGTACGTGCTCAAGGCGGTACTGGCCTCCGGGGGGCACGGGGCCGTGTACGAGGCGGAACACCGCATCCTCGGCCGGCGCGCCGCGGTCAAGGTGTTGCATCCGCACCTGACGGATCAGGGCGAGATGCTGCAACGCTTCGTGCGCGAGGCGCGGGTCGTCAATCAGATCCGCCACCCGCACATCGTCGACGTGTACGACTTCGGCATGCTGCCGGATGGCAGTCCTTACTATGTCATGGAGCTGCTGCCGGGCCGCACGCTCAGCCAGCTCCTGCACGAGCGGGGACGTCTGTCGCCGGAGCGGGCACTCGCCTTCCTGGAGCCGGTGTGCGAGGCGTTGGAGGCGGCCCACCGCGCGGGCGTGGTGCACCGGGATCTCAAGGCGAGCAACGTGGCCGTGGTGTCCGAGGGCGAGCCCCCGGTGGTGAAGCTGCTCGACTTCGGCATCGCCAAGTTCATCCACCCCGAGCCGGGCCAGGAGGGGTTGACGATCGCCGGCCAGCGCCTGGGCACCTCGCAGGCCATGGCGCCCGAGCAGTTCCGCAGCGGCAACATCGGCCCCACCACGGACGTGTACGCGCTGGGCGTGCTGCTCTACCAGATGCTCACCGGCCACTACCCCTTCCAGTCCGATGACCGGCTGGAGGTGGAGCGCATGCACCTGGAGGCACCCCCGCCACGGCCGAGCACCGAGGCCCCCGTGCCGCCCGCGGTGGACGCGGTGGTGCTGCGCTGCCTGGAGAAGGAGGCCGAGCACCGCTACCCGGACGTGGACTCCTTCCGCACCGCGCTGCGCGAGGCGGTGATGCCCGCGTCCACCACCCGGCTCACCTCCATCAGCCGCAGCGTGCGCGCCTTCGCCCTGCATGCCGAGGTGGTGCTCGAGGAGGGCGCCGAGGACGACGCCGCCTACGCCACCGTCTCCGAGGTGCTCGACGGGCTCGAGCAGGACCTGCGCGCGGCGGGCTTCGTGCTCGCCGTGCAGACCGGCATGGCGCTCTTGGGCGTGCGTCCGCTCGACGAGCCGCCGCGCACGGGCGCGCGCGAGTTGCTGGAGACGGCGCACCAGCTCCACGAGCGGGCCCAGGCCCGCGCCCGGGGCACCCCCGTGAGCGTGCGCGCCTGCGTCCACGTGGGCCAGGTGGATGCCCGGCGCGGCCCCGAGGGCATCGACATCACCGGCGGCCCCCTGGCGGACATCGCCGGCTGGGTGGTGCGCGACACGAACGGGCTGGGCATCACCCCCGCGGCCGCGCGCGCCTGA